One Amycolatopsis sp. NBC_00355 genomic window carries:
- a CDS encoding AMP-binding protein — protein sequence MTQAGCIRRFEGIPRQSPDRIAVVEHDAVVSYARLAGLAGGHAARLLDAGVRPGDRVGLVTGHGTRAIAAILGTLAAGCAYVPLDPTFPRDRLAHQVGAARVSAVLADAEHVELAEALCDNGSARVVRTGPETAPLPVPDPDPDTTAYVLFTSGSTGTPKAFAQTHRNLLHVVDNQIASLGVTAADRLSLLASFGFDAAIPDLYPALLTGAAVVPVDLRVHGVAHAARELARHEVTVYHSTPTVYRYLLDSFDGALPSVRTVLLGGEPATYADVRRGRFADGCVFVNGYGATEVTFAAHHRLTSADVDPDATGPLPIGTALPGYELTVLDGGELEVRSEFLAEGYLDRPGPAFGTTAAGLRTYRTGDLGEVLPDGNLVCLGRLDRQVKVRGFRVELTEIEAKLAEHAEVAEARAIVRDGELLAYVVPAPDAGPDPVALRTGLTEVLPGYAVPAAVIVVAAFPLTVTGKLDEEALPAPRPSTPAEIAPLSEAEQQVHAIWHEVLGHANFGTSDAFFDVGGHSLLLGRVQQRLAAEFDTDVPLLDLLEHPTVAAQAAYLDESTSDRPRGAEPPSDVDGSDLIAVVGLACRFPGAPDAPAFWWNLCAGVDAIHDHTDDELAALGIGPGLRADPAHVRAGGRLDGVEDFDAEFFGFTADEAARTDPQHRLFLETAWRALEDAGRDPARETGPVGVFTSAGVNRYFLFHLFGNPAVTGDVDPDDWEARLLGRQLTDHLPGQVAYRLGLTGPAIAVQSACSSSLAAVGLAAQSLAEYRCDLALAGGVSVTWPRYRSGGLASPDGRCRAFDVAAEGAGFGSGAGVVVLRRLSDALADHDHIHAVLPGWAMTNDGPDRAGYAVPGPAGQAAAVAEALAVAGVDPAEVRLIEAHGSGTPLGDAIEVAALNRVYGDLPPGTCALGSVKTNIGHLDAAAGVAGLIKTVLSVRHGVIPPNLHFTAPHPEVDLAGGPCYVPVKATDWPDAERRVAGVSSFGMGGTNVHVVVEEAPATGPRVTADGPYVLPVSARDPEALREALSRLRDRLADDPPPLADVAYTLAVGRREFAARAAVVASTAAEAVDALDVLLAGGTDVAGPPGAAGELATRWVRGGDVDWAARHDGAEPGRVPLPGYPFQRSRFWIDPPVPGDHL from the coding sequence ATGACGCAAGCCGGCTGCATCAGACGCTTCGAAGGAATCCCCCGGCAGTCGCCCGACCGGATCGCCGTCGTCGAGCACGACGCGGTGGTGAGCTACGCCCGGCTGGCGGGGCTCGCCGGCGGGCACGCCGCGCGGCTGCTCGACGCGGGCGTCCGGCCCGGCGACCGGGTCGGTCTCGTCACCGGGCACGGCACGCGGGCGATCGCCGCGATCCTGGGCACGCTCGCCGCCGGGTGCGCGTACGTCCCGCTGGACCCGACGTTCCCGCGCGACCGGCTCGCGCACCAGGTCGGCGCCGCCCGTGTGTCGGCCGTGCTGGCCGACGCCGAGCACGTGGAGCTCGCGGAAGCCTTGTGCGACAACGGGTCCGCTCGCGTCGTCCGGACCGGGCCGGAGACCGCGCCGCTGCCGGTCCCCGACCCGGACCCGGACACGACGGCCTACGTGCTGTTCACGTCGGGCTCCACCGGCACGCCCAAGGCCTTCGCGCAGACCCACCGCAACCTGCTGCACGTGGTGGACAACCAGATCGCGAGCCTCGGCGTCACCGCGGCGGACCGGCTGAGCCTGCTGGCCTCCTTCGGCTTCGACGCCGCGATCCCGGACCTGTACCCCGCGCTGCTGACCGGCGCCGCCGTGGTGCCGGTGGACCTGCGCGTCCACGGGGTCGCGCACGCCGCGCGGGAGCTGGCGCGGCACGAGGTGACCGTCTACCACTCGACGCCGACGGTCTACCGCTACCTGCTCGACAGCTTCGACGGCGCGCTGCCGTCGGTGCGGACCGTGCTCCTGGGCGGTGAGCCCGCCACCTACGCCGACGTCCGCCGCGGCCGGTTCGCCGACGGCTGCGTGTTCGTCAACGGCTACGGCGCGACCGAGGTGACCTTCGCCGCGCACCACCGCCTGACCAGCGCCGACGTCGACCCGGACGCCACCGGCCCGCTGCCGATCGGCACCGCGCTCCCGGGTTACGAGCTGACCGTCCTGGACGGTGGTGAGCTGGAGGTCCGGAGCGAGTTCCTGGCCGAGGGCTACCTCGACCGGCCGGGCCCGGCGTTCGGCACGACCGCGGCCGGGCTCCGCACCTACCGCACCGGCGACCTCGGCGAGGTCCTGCCGGACGGGAACCTCGTCTGCCTGGGCCGGCTGGACCGGCAGGTCAAGGTACGCGGCTTCCGCGTCGAGCTGACCGAGATCGAGGCGAAGCTCGCGGAGCACGCCGAGGTGGCCGAAGCGCGGGCCATCGTCCGCGACGGCGAGCTCCTGGCCTACGTCGTCCCTGCTCCGGACGCCGGGCCGGACCCGGTGGCGCTGCGCACCGGGCTCACCGAGGTCCTGCCCGGGTATGCCGTGCCCGCCGCGGTGATCGTCGTGGCGGCGTTCCCGCTGACCGTCACCGGCAAGCTCGACGAAGAAGCACTTCCGGCGCCGCGGCCCTCCACACCGGCCGAAATCGCGCCGCTGTCCGAGGCCGAACAGCAGGTCCACGCGATCTGGCACGAAGTACTCGGCCACGCGAACTTCGGCACCTCGGACGCGTTCTTCGACGTCGGCGGGCATTCCCTGCTGCTGGGGCGGGTCCAGCAGCGGCTCGCCGCGGAGTTCGACACGGACGTCCCGCTGCTCGACCTGCTGGAACATCCCACCGTCGCGGCCCAGGCGGCGTACCTCGACGAGTCCACTTCGGACCGTCCGCGGGGCGCCGAGCCGCCGTCGGACGTGGACGGCAGCGACCTGATCGCCGTCGTCGGCCTGGCTTGCCGCTTCCCGGGCGCCCCGGACGCACCGGCGTTCTGGTGGAACCTGTGCGCCGGGGTCGACGCGATCCACGACCACACCGACGACGAGCTCGCCGCGCTCGGCATCGGGCCCGGCCTGCGCGCCGACCCGGCGCACGTCCGCGCCGGCGGGCGGCTGGACGGCGTCGAGGACTTCGACGCGGAGTTCTTCGGGTTCACCGCCGACGAGGCCGCCCGCACCGACCCGCAGCACCGCCTCTTCCTGGAGACGGCGTGGCGCGCCCTGGAAGACGCGGGCCGCGATCCGGCCCGCGAAACCGGCCCGGTCGGCGTCTTCACCTCCGCCGGGGTGAACCGCTACTTCCTGTTCCACCTCTTCGGGAACCCGGCCGTGACCGGCGACGTCGACCCGGACGACTGGGAAGCCCGGCTGCTCGGCCGCCAGCTGACCGACCACCTGCCCGGCCAGGTCGCCTACCGGCTCGGCCTGACCGGACCCGCGATCGCCGTCCAAAGCGCCTGCTCCAGCTCGCTCGCCGCGGTCGGGCTCGCGGCGCAGAGCCTCGCCGAATACCGCTGTGACCTGGCGCTCGCCGGGGGCGTGAGCGTCACTTGGCCGCGGTACCGCAGCGGTGGTCTCGCCTCACCGGACGGCCGGTGCCGCGCCTTCGACGTCGCGGCCGAAGGCGCCGGATTCGGCTCCGGTGCCGGGGTCGTCGTGTTGCGGCGGCTGTCCGACGCGCTCGCCGACCACGACCACATCCACGCCGTCCTGCCCGGCTGGGCGATGACCAACGACGGGCCCGACCGCGCCGGGTACGCCGTGCCGGGGCCGGCCGGGCAGGCCGCCGCCGTCGCCGAGGCGCTGGCCGTCGCCGGGGTCGACCCGGCCGAGGTGCGGCTGATCGAGGCCCACGGCAGCGGTACGCCCCTGGGCGACGCGATCGAGGTCGCGGCCCTGAACCGGGTGTACGGCGACCTGCCTCCGGGCACCTGCGCGCTCGGCTCGGTCAAGACGAACATCGGGCACCTCGACGCCGCCGCCGGTGTGGCCGGGCTGATCAAGACCGTGCTGTCCGTCCGCCACGGCGTGATCCCGCCCAACCTGCACTTCACCGCGCCGCACCCGGAGGTCGACCTGGCCGGCGGCCCCTGCTACGTCCCGGTGAAGGCCACCGACTGGCCGGACGCGGAACGACGGGTGGCCGGCGTCAGCTCGTTCGGGATGGGCGGCACCAACGTCCACGTCGTCGTCGAAGAGGCCCCGGCCACCGGGCCGCGGGTCACCGCCGACGGTCCGTACGTGCTGCCGGTGTCCGCGCGGGACCCGGAAGCGTTGCGCGAAGCGCTTTCCCGGCTGCGTGACCGGCTCGCCGACGACCCGCCGCCCCTGGCCGACGTCGCCTACACCCTCGCGGTCGGACGCCGGGAGTTCGCGGCCCGTGCCGCCGTGGTCGCGTCGACCGCCGCGGAGGCCGTCGACGCCCTCGACGTCTTGCTGGCCGGCGGCACGGACGTCGCCGGGCCCCCCGGTGCGGCCGGCGAACTGGCCACCCGCTGGGTGCGCGGTGGCGACGTCGACTGGGCCGCGCGGCACGACGGCGCCGAGCCGGGCCGGGTGCCGTTGCCCGGCTACCCCTTCCAGCGCAGCAGATTCTGGATCGATCCGCCGGTCCCGGGTGACCACCTGTGA
- a CDS encoding PucR family transcriptional regulator — MVDEETVSERIRQVAASLADRAGDLTGDLVQLYAAELPQLVHDDERMVSLLTASVYQNIETGLQILQHSIDPAHVEAPAAALEYARRLAQRGTPVFDLIRAYDVGQAAMLDFGFQECTRQVAEAELLGEMMRRLLKVVFEFVTRVTRQLITVYQDERDRWLLNRSAARAAKVQELLGENHGPLDAASVDAAEAVIGYRLRGTHAGMILWHTGTADDVLSVLESVAAAVLGRVQDHGRPLFVPRDEASAWVWLPLGRDVTIGRAHLDEVLAAAEPGVRVTVGDPATGVGGFRDTHHQALRVHALALAAGEHCDRALTFREVGTMALLTSDLNAARLWITSTLGPLAADDENCGRLRETLHVFLASGGSYTAAAAELTMHKNSVQYRVRKAQELLPRELGTNRLDVELALSLCHRLGAAVL; from the coding sequence ATGGTGGACGAAGAAACCGTCTCGGAGCGGATCCGGCAGGTCGCCGCCTCGCTGGCCGATCGCGCGGGTGACCTCACCGGCGACCTGGTGCAGCTCTACGCCGCGGAGCTGCCGCAGCTGGTCCACGACGACGAGCGGATGGTCAGCCTGCTGACCGCGAGCGTCTACCAGAACATCGAGACCGGGCTGCAGATCCTCCAGCACAGCATCGACCCGGCCCACGTCGAGGCGCCGGCCGCCGCGCTCGAGTACGCGCGGCGGCTGGCGCAGCGCGGCACGCCGGTGTTCGACCTGATCCGGGCCTACGACGTCGGGCAGGCCGCGATGCTGGACTTCGGGTTCCAGGAGTGCACCCGCCAGGTCGCCGAGGCCGAGCTGCTCGGCGAGATGATGCGCCGGCTGCTGAAGGTCGTCTTCGAGTTCGTCACCCGGGTCACCCGGCAGCTGATCACCGTCTACCAGGACGAACGCGACCGGTGGCTGCTCAACCGGAGCGCGGCGCGGGCGGCCAAAGTGCAGGAGCTGCTGGGGGAGAACCACGGCCCGCTCGACGCCGCGTCCGTCGACGCGGCCGAGGCCGTGATCGGCTACCGGCTGCGCGGCACGCACGCCGGGATGATCCTCTGGCACACCGGAACCGCGGACGACGTGCTGTCGGTGCTGGAGTCGGTCGCGGCCGCGGTGCTCGGCCGCGTCCAGGACCACGGGCGGCCGCTGTTCGTGCCGCGCGACGAGGCGAGCGCGTGGGTGTGGCTGCCGCTCGGCCGCGACGTCACGATCGGCCGCGCCCACCTCGACGAGGTCCTCGCGGCGGCCGAACCCGGCGTCCGGGTGACCGTCGGTGACCCCGCGACCGGCGTCGGCGGCTTCCGCGACACCCACCACCAGGCCCTGCGGGTGCACGCGCTGGCGCTCGCGGCCGGTGAGCACTGCGACCGCGCGCTGACCTTCCGCGAGGTCGGCACGATGGCGCTGCTGACGTCCGACCTCAACGCGGCCCGCCTGTGGATCACGAGCACCCTCGGGCCGCTGGCCGCCGACGACGAGAACTGCGGGCGCCTGCGCGAAACCCTCCACGTCTTCCTCGCCTCCGGCGGCAGCTACACCGCGGCGGCGGCCGAGCTGACGATGCACAAGAACTCCGTGCAGTACCGCGTCCGCAAGGCCCAGGAACTGCTGCCGCGCGAGCTCGGCACGAACCGCCTGGACGTCGAGCTCGCCCTGAGCCTGTGCCACCGGCTCGGCGCCGCGGTGCTCTGA
- a CDS encoding alpha/beta fold hydrolase, with protein sequence MTAKILRPGPELELHLTDTGEGGRPVLALHGGAGPRGIAPVVEHFAPENRVLAPTHPGWGGTPRPEWFTGVDSLAVTYLDLLEDEDLTDVVVVAGSFGGWVASEMAVRDRGHRIGALVVLDGIGPAIDGLPVRMPRPQPGAPGPAPADLATMQVYTGPGMGDPKLLRRLARVRIPALLIWGDEDTVVPPAFGEAYAAGFADARFEVVAGAGHLPAVQNPAATFELVDEFLVKA encoded by the coding sequence ATGACCGCGAAGATCCTCCGGCCCGGCCCGGAGCTGGAACTGCACCTCACCGACACCGGCGAAGGCGGCCGTCCCGTGCTCGCCTTGCACGGCGGCGCCGGACCGCGCGGCATCGCGCCGGTCGTCGAGCACTTCGCGCCGGAAAACCGGGTGCTCGCGCCAACCCACCCGGGCTGGGGCGGCACGCCGCGCCCGGAGTGGTTCACCGGCGTCGACAGCCTCGCCGTCACCTACCTCGACCTACTGGAGGACGAAGACCTCACCGACGTCGTCGTCGTGGCCGGCTCGTTCGGCGGCTGGGTCGCGTCCGAAATGGCCGTGCGCGACCGCGGGCACCGGATCGGCGCGCTCGTCGTGCTCGACGGCATCGGCCCGGCGATCGACGGCCTTCCGGTCCGGATGCCGCGGCCGCAGCCCGGCGCGCCGGGGCCCGCACCCGCCGACCTGGCGACGATGCAGGTCTACACCGGTCCGGGGATGGGCGATCCCAAGCTGCTGCGCCGCCTCGCGCGGGTCCGGATCCCGGCTCTGCTGATCTGGGGCGACGAGGACACGGTCGTCCCGCCGGCGTTCGGCGAGGCCTACGCGGCGGGGTTCGCGGACGCCCGGTTCGAGGTCGTGGCGGGTGCCGGGCATCTGCCCGCGGTGCAGAATCCGGCCGCGACGTTCGAATTGGTCGACGAGTTCCTGGTGAAAGCATGA